A single window of Acetohalobium arabaticum DSM 5501 DNA harbors:
- a CDS encoding FecCD family ABC transporter permease, which yields MKKNKLKWRGIIASLLVLLAATVVVGTSLGATKIPFQEVVKVLSAKIPFIKDIIEAGQEVGVNETIIFKIRLPRVILAGLVGLALATSGTVFQALLKNPMADPYVIGISSGASLGATLGMICDLQVNLLGLNSIPMFAFAGALLTTFVVYNLAKVGKKISVTTLLLAGIAVGSTLSAVVSLLMVFNDQNMHQIVFWIMGSLASKSWSDVSMVWIYILIGYIIVHFLAQDLNIMLLGEDSAQSLGVEVERMKKILLVTGALLAGAAVAGSGVIGFVGLIIPHIVRLLVGPDHRILIPSSALIGAIFLILTDTFARTVIAPTEIPVGIITSLFGGPFFIYLLNKKKGTGF from the coding sequence ATGAAGAAGAATAAATTAAAGTGGCGAGGAATTATTGCTAGTTTATTGGTTTTATTGGCTGCAACAGTAGTTGTAGGAACAAGTTTAGGAGCAACTAAGATTCCTTTTCAGGAAGTAGTCAAGGTATTATCAGCCAAGATTCCTTTTATTAAGGATATAATTGAAGCGGGCCAAGAGGTAGGAGTTAATGAAACAATTATTTTTAAGATTCGACTTCCCAGGGTGATACTGGCTGGTTTAGTGGGACTGGCTTTAGCAACTTCCGGGACTGTCTTTCAGGCTCTGCTTAAGAATCCTATGGCCGATCCCTATGTAATTGGTATCTCTTCTGGCGCTTCGCTGGGAGCAACCTTGGGCATGATCTGTGATCTGCAGGTTAATCTATTGGGGCTGAACAGCATTCCAATGTTTGCCTTTGCAGGAGCCTTATTGACTACCTTTGTTGTTTATAATCTGGCGAAGGTGGGCAAGAAAATTTCGGTAACTACTTTACTGCTGGCCGGAATAGCAGTTGGCTCTACTCTTTCGGCAGTTGTATCTCTATTGATGGTCTTTAATGATCAGAATATGCATCAGATTGTCTTCTGGATTATGGGCAGTTTGGCTTCAAAGAGCTGGTCTGATGTGAGTATGGTCTGGATTTATATTTTAATCGGTTATATTATTGTCCATTTTCTGGCACAGGATTTAAACATTATGCTGCTGGGAGAGGATTCAGCCCAGAGTTTAGGTGTGGAAGTGGAGCGGATGAAGAAGATTCTGTTGGTAACCGGGGCCTTATTGGCCGGTGCTGCTGTGGCCGGCAGCGGAGTTATTGGTTTTGTAGGCTTGATTATTCCTCATATTGTCCGCTTATTAGTCGGGCCGGATCACAGAATCCTGATTCCGAGTTCTGCTTTAATAGGGGCAATATTTTTAATTCTAACTGATACCTTTGCTCGAACGGTGATTGCACCAACAGAGATTCCGGTAGGAATTATAACTTCTTTATTCGGCGGGCCATTCTTTATTTACCTGTTGAATAAGAAGAAAGGAACAGGTTTTTAA
- a CDS encoding heme ABC transporter ATP-binding protein, which translates to MTAKLEVDKLSYKYGNFEVLKEVSFSVAQGEFIGLIGPNGSGKSTLLKNINSILYPDDGKVYLDNFDLQNLGKKEIAKKLAVVPQNTNVNFDFTVEEIVLMGRAPYIGRFESESDEDYEVVKEAMELTNTLKLAERPISQLSGGERQRVILARSLAQQPEVLLLDEPTSNLDINYQLEIMNLLKKLNRDHNLTVIVVLHDLNLASEYCDKLLLLEDGEIYAHGSPKEIVTAENIEDVYGSKVIIKKHYPSGRPYVTMLDNHYIPETQLDHQVHIICGGGTGRELIENLVEQGFQVSCGVLNEQDSDWEVAKSCDVEIVAEEPFAPISQESHEANLAAIKEVDTVVLTEIPFGSGNLLNLKAAFWAAEQGKEVIVMDQERLSKRDYTKGEGNNLYKKLLDMGVIVVGDNYEVLDKLVKDRE; encoded by the coding sequence ATGACTGCCAAGCTTGAAGTAGATAAATTAAGCTATAAATATGGTAATTTTGAGGTTCTTAAGGAGGTCAGCTTCAGTGTTGCTCAGGGAGAATTTATCGGCCTGATTGGTCCCAATGGATCAGGTAAGTCGACGCTGCTGAAGAATATAAATTCTATTCTGTATCCTGATGATGGTAAAGTTTATCTCGATAATTTCGATCTCCAGAATTTAGGTAAGAAGGAGATTGCAAAAAAGTTAGCTGTTGTGCCCCAGAATACTAATGTTAATTTTGACTTTACAGTAGAAGAGATTGTTCTAATGGGGCGGGCTCCTTATATAGGTAGGTTTGAAAGCGAAAGTGATGAGGATTATGAAGTAGTAAAAGAGGCTATGGAACTGACTAATACTCTAAAGTTGGCAGAAAGGCCGATTAGTCAGTTAAGCGGTGGCGAAAGACAGCGGGTGATTTTAGCCAGAAGTTTGGCTCAGCAGCCGGAAGTGCTGCTGTTGGATGAACCGACTTCTAATCTGGATATTAATTATCAACTAGAGATTATGAATCTGCTTAAGAAGCTCAATCGTGATCATAATCTAACTGTGATAGTAGTACTCCATGATTTGAATCTAGCTTCGGAGTACTGTGATAAACTATTGTTGCTTGAAGATGGAGAAATCTATGCTCATGGTTCGCCAAAGGAGATAGTTACAGCTGAGAATATAGAGGATGTCTATGGTTCGAAAGTGATTATCAAGAAGCATTACCCCAGCGGCCGCCCTTATGTTACGATGCTGGATAATCACTATATTCCGGAAACTCAGTTAGACCATCAAGTACATATCATCTGCGGCGGTGGAACCGGCAGAGAACTGATTGAAAATCTGGTAGAGCAGGGCTTTCAGGTAAGCTGTGGGGTGCTGAATGAACAGGATTCCGACTGGGAAGTAGCTAAATCCTGTGATGTTGAGATTGTAGCCGAAGAACCTTTTGCTCCGATCAGCCAGGAGAGCCATGAGGCAAATTTAGCTGCAATTAAAGAGGTTGATACCGTAGTCTTAACGGAGATACCTTTTGGGTCCGGTAATCTGTTGAACTTAAAGGCAGCCTTCTGGGCAGCAGAGCAGGGTAAAGAAGTGATAGTTATGGATCAAGAGAGACTATCTAAACGGGACTATACTAAAGGAGAAGGAAATAACTTATATAAAAAGCTGTTAGATATGGGGGTAATAGTGGTTGGAGATAATTATGAAGTTTTGGATAAGTTAGTTAAGGATAGGGAGTAA
- a CDS encoding TonB-dependent receptor plug domain-containing protein, whose amino-acid sequence MNKKLVTALVLALVVSLVAAPAVMAEETDKKTDQKQEEVKKEKDEEEKTYTMDELVVIASKHPEKLSEASVSVEKIDEEDIEQKNAHNVADLLRGASSVNISDYGGHGGSKTINIRGSNAKRVLILVDGQRINDPQTGGVDLSQLPIKQIKKIEILKGPSSSLYGANALGGVVNITTKSGSEKSKTDVEVNFGSFETRKLNLNHSGSTESLKYILSALKKKSDGYRMNSAMDQERIFTKFSHKLDEYSNLMLSLKCNDFYRRSPGDVETPDPNHYQKDEDKNINVQLKKQFKNADTKITVYYNKHETDNYNKYYKNSTNPMDFNRYYYDDGNAYYYDEGEKIQVSGISLDEKVSDSDHERGKLGLNFSRTHYYQAHTLTYGGEFYQKEFETVQTGPSITGKYTTEHDQKNKAFFVQDEWQVKDKLKINFGGRYDDNEKFGSEFSPRLGAVYTINSNLNFHASAGEAYKVPTFDDLYWPSTPMGEGNPNLEPETAKAYEMGLRYLNKGLKGEFNLFKKDIDNYIQWAPEDPTAQYSVWKPSNFTSVEITGGELILNKKLTSNYSVKFNYTYLDSNNEKYDKRLSYKPYHMANIGLNYNNQDISFGLNGKYVGDRISADATYASVVKVPGYFVTNLKLSKKLKDNAKISLEINNLFDREYESKKDFLMPGRNVMLNLSREF is encoded by the coding sequence ATGAATAAGAAGTTAGTAACTGCATTAGTATTAGCTTTGGTAGTGAGTTTAGTAGCAGCGCCAGCTGTAATGGCTGAGGAGACAGATAAGAAAACAGATCAGAAACAGGAAGAAGTTAAGAAGGAGAAAGATGAGGAAGAGAAGACTTATACGATGGATGAATTAGTAGTGATTGCATCTAAGCATCCGGAGAAATTGTCGGAAGCGTCGGTAAGTGTAGAGAAGATTGATGAAGAGGATATTGAACAGAAGAATGCGCATAATGTGGCTGATTTGTTGCGGGGGGCTTCAAGTGTAAATATTAGTGATTATGGTGGACATGGTGGTTCTAAAACAATTAATATTCGTGGTTCAAATGCTAAAAGAGTTTTGATTTTAGTTGATGGGCAAAGGATAAATGACCCACAAACTGGAGGGGTGGATTTATCTCAATTGCCAATTAAACAAATTAAGAAAATTGAGATATTAAAAGGACCTAGTTCTAGTCTTTATGGTGCTAATGCTTTAGGTGGCGTGGTTAATATTACTACTAAAAGTGGTAGTGAAAAATCTAAGACTGATGTAGAAGTTAATTTTGGAAGTTTTGAAACTCGAAAATTAAATTTAAATCATAGTGGTAGTACTGAGAGTTTAAAATATATTCTGTCAGCACTTAAGAAAAAGTCAGATGGTTACAGGATGAATAGTGCAATGGATCAGGAGAGAATTTTTACAAAATTCAGCCATAAATTGGATGAATATTCTAATTTGATGTTATCATTAAAATGTAATGATTTTTATAGAAGATCACCAGGTGATGTTGAAACGCCAGACCCTAATCACTATCAAAAGGATGAAGATAAAAATATTAATGTGCAGTTGAAGAAACAATTTAAAAATGCAGATACAAAGATAACAGTTTATTATAATAAACATGAAACTGATAATTATAATAAGTATTATAAAAATAGCACTAATCCTATGGATTTTAATAGATATTATTATGATGATGGTAATGCGTATTATTATGATGAGGGAGAAAAAATTCAAGTTAGTGGTATTTCACTAGATGAAAAAGTAAGTGATTCTGATCATGAAAGAGGAAAATTAGGATTGAATTTTAGTAGAACTCATTATTATCAAGCTCATACATTAACATATGGAGGCGAATTTTATCAAAAAGAATTTGAAACTGTTCAGACTGGTCCTAGTATAACAGGCAAATATACTACTGAACATGATCAGAAAAACAAAGCATTTTTTGTTCAGGATGAGTGGCAAGTAAAAGATAAATTAAAAATTAATTTTGGGGGACGTTATGATGATAATGAAAAGTTTGGATCTGAATTTAGTCCTCGTTTAGGAGCGGTTTATACAATTAATTCTAATCTTAATTTTCATGCTTCAGCTGGAGAAGCTTATAAAGTTCCAACTTTTGATGATTTATATTGGCCAAGTACTCCTATGGGGGAAGGTAATCCAAATTTAGAGCCAGAAACTGCTAAAGCTTATGAGATGGGATTAAGATATTTAAATAAAGGATTAAAAGGTGAATTTAATTTATTTAAGAAAGATATTGATAATTATATTCAGTGGGCTCCAGAAGATCCTACTGCTCAATATAGTGTATGGAAACCATCTAATTTTACTTCAGTTGAAATTACAGGTGGAGAATTAATTTTGAATAAAAAATTGACTTCTAATTATTCTGTTAAGTTTAATTATACTTATCTAGATTCCAATAATGAAAAGTATGATAAACGATTAAGTTATAAACCATATCATATGGCTAATATTGGATTGAACTATAATAATCAAGATATTAGTTTTGGATTAAATGGTAAATATGTGGGAGATAGGATATCAGCTGATGCTACCTATGCTTCTGTAGTGAAAGTACCTGGTTATTTTGTAACAAATCTAAAATTAAGTAAAAAACTTAAAGATAATGCTAAAATTTCATTAGAAATTAATAATTTATTTGATCGTGAATATGAGTCAAAGAAAGACTTTTTAATGCCTGGTCGTAACGTAATGTTAAACTTAAGTAGAGAATTTTAA